One window from the genome of Tachypleus tridentatus isolate NWPU-2018 chromosome 11, ASM421037v1, whole genome shotgun sequence encodes:
- the LOC143232206 gene encoding transmembrane protein 218-like isoform X1: METGRVFGVGPGVFIVAVIWSLAVFVFLAVSRTKRAGAKTGGLATICVLVVVAVILFLIPREQHDTSEKNEFEMFDRLFYWRVGLLIFMGISFVGGLICVLVTSWMEPVFAKPLKQSKQWTLSMSGQ, translated from the exons ATGGAAACGGGACGTGTGTTTGGTGTTGGCCCGGGTGTATTTATTGTTGCTGTTATTTGGTCTCttgcagtgtttgtttttttggctgTTTCTAGAACGAAAAGAGCAGGAGCTAA AACAGGAGGGTTAGCTACCATTTGTGTCTTGGTTGTTGTTGCTGTAATTCTGTTTTTGATCCCCCGTGAGCAGCATGATACATCAGAAAAGAATGAGTTTGAAATGTTTGACAGACTCTTCTATTGGAGAGTTGGTCTTCTTATTTTCATGGGTATATCCTTTGTTGGTGGATTAATATGTGTGCTTGTAACATCTTGGATGGAACCTGTGTTTGCCAAACCTCTTAAACAGTCTAAACAATGGACTCTATCTATGAGTGGGCAGTAA